atgccACTTGAAGGGATGTGACAACCCAATATGTCCCTTGAAAGGCGGACAatctaatttaaatttgaaatatcacTTGAAGGGATGTGACAACCCAATGGGTCCCTTGAAAGGTTGACGAcccaatttgaacttgaaatatcaCATGAAGGGATGTGACAACCCAATGTATCTCTTGAAAGGTAGATGAcccaatttgaatttgaaatgtcACTAGAAAGGATGTGAAAACCCAATGTGTCTCTTGAAAGGCGGATGACCTAATTTAAACTTGAAATGTCATTTGAAGGGATGTGACAGCCTAATGTGTCTCTTGAAAGGCGAATGACCCAATTTGTATTTAAAATGTCACTTGAAAGGATGTGATAATTCAATTTTCTTTGAAAGGCGGACGACTCAATCTGAATTTAGTGTGAATGGTGTATCACAAAATCTACAATAACAACATTAGTAGCAATGGCAACATAAACTATGAAAATGCGGTTTTATATGAATAATGAATAAGGTAATAATCCAATGTCTTACTTTGAATAAAATAACATCTTGAATTTTACAAAAGATGtcaatttaaaagaaataacaaatcaaaaatctcattttgaATGACATGACAAACCAATTAAAAAAGTATCAATTTGAACAGCATGAAAAACCAATAAAAAAGTATCATTCTGAATGGTATGACAAGCCAATTTTAAAAAGTATCATTTTGTATTAAATAACATATCAACTTTAAAAAGGTGTCATGTTAAAGGGTATGACGAcccaaaaaatacaatattaatAGTGaatggtcaaagaaaattcCTTTGACAAGTATTAAAAGGTTGGTAAcaacccatttttatttttcgaacAAGAAAACATATTTTAGTTAAAGTTAGCACCAACAATAGTATTGCATAGAAATTTTGTCACCAATGATTTCTCATTCAATCGAGATTGACTTCGAGGTAATTTCTATGACTTCAAATGGTACCTCAAATGTACTTAAGCGACAAGAAGATTTCTTCATCGCGCTTCAAACAAAGACTTTGAACTAAACCTAACTTCATGCTTCAAGTGCCATCTAATCAAAGAAAGTCTCAATTTGTGaatatttaaagtatttttatttgaaGGCATTTTGTGGAGCACATTCACAGTCAAAGGAATGTTCAATGCATGCAATTTGTGATACCATAGACTTGACCTTTATGTaaatctccactaatgtgagaacaTTTGAAATGAAATCATGTAGGACTTGTTattggcttgtaatgtaggcttagaAAAGGGTAAGATAATcatttgggataaaagtgatTTAATTTCTTCTTGAGCCTTGCACTAACTTTGTGCTTTCAATGTTTGTTACGCCTTTAGCTCTTGATCCTCATTGTTGTTCCTTTCTTGTGTACATTtggaattattttaaaaattaacttGTCTGAGCTTTTTTTCAATATCTTTTGAAGTTTCTCCTATTTGTTTggattattcttcttcttttgttacAATTTTGCTTACTTaaacttgttgaaaattttcaactttcttttcttttgaagtcatTCTTGCATCCTAAACTTTGAAGGACTTTTCAATTTTTGTATTTGACAACTTTGAACTTCGAATCTTCTTTTGTAACTCATACGTCTTCAGTGTACTAAAAAAGGTCAAGCCAAGAGAGGGATAGTCCGTATAAGCACTAAGAAAGGGTATAGACTAAGATGGGTTGTCCAAAATATGgctttaggctcaaagtgggacATGTTAAGGATTAATGTCatttggtaggctttgaaagAAACAAACGGGTCAAAGAAGGCCTATAgtcatttttcaaatcaaacattACTCAAAATTCTGTCTCAATAACATTCacgccaagttctagatcaacaatGCAACACAATTGAATTTAATTCAAATCTCACCGCACAATTCACATGAAACAGTGGAGCTGACTTTGTTCTTATTTGAAAGAATGCAAGAGAATATTTTCATGTGTAACAAAAGTATGAATGAGAGGTACCAAAAGAATCTATGGTTTAACAAGAAGTCAATCTTCTCCATTGCATCGATTGTTCTTTCATATGCGCACTTTAATTATGTTGGCTTCAACTAAGTCAAAAATGTGATTCtaatatatagaaaactttttttgagatttttctaaTAAGGAATACTGAACTATAAAAGGGCTACCTACATATCTCATTGAGATGAGAATCAGGTATGCGTAGTTCGTGTAGATATGACACAAAATATGCTTTGAAAAGCAAATGTactttttgaataaaaataataataacacaatTGAGAAACCAATGAGTCACATTGAAGGGCGGACAACGCAAATTAAAAAAAGTGTTAAacaaaaactctttttttaaaaaataataaaaatgtaatATAAAGAAAATTGAAGATATCTACTAAATATAACATCATGTACAAAAATTAATACGAAGATGTAGACATACTCGGAGCGATGCCTCACAAGTCTAGTGTCTAATTGCAACCTTGGatttttgaggattttcctcAAAACAATTTCTCCTGTTCCAGCTTCAACAAACTCTGATATTCAATCTTGTAGCAAATGtcttcttgtgaattttttcaaaaataatctgCCCCAGTTTTCattgtaataaaataaaaagcttATGAGGAATATGACCGAGACGTTATGGGCCTATGTATCCCATTGAAGTAGAAATTAGGTCAAATGTAGTTTCCACAATTTACTAGGTAGCCATAATTTTTTACAAGACAGCTACAACTTTTGACTAGACAATCACAATTTTTTACTAAGCAACCACAACTTTTGACTATGCAAACATAACTTTTGAATAAGCAACCACAACTTTTGACTAGACAACCACAAATTTTGACTAAGCAGCCATAATTTTTCACTAGACAACCACGACTTTTGACTAAACAACTATAACCTTTGATTAGACAACCACAATATTTGACTAAGAAGCCATAATTTTTGACTAGacaatcataacttttgacaAACAGACAACTTTTGACTAAATAACCACTAAATTCTTGAAACAATCTTGCTTTTGACATTTGAATGAGCAAGTTTTTCTACATGTCAAATCAACGTTTCTAACGAAGAGGAAAAACTCAAATACAAAAGTGTcagttcattaaaaaaaataatgtataaacAGACAACACTTGTTTTGCTTAAATAGAGTTATCCaagatttgaaaattttgacactCTAAAAAGATTTACGAATGGACGCTTTAAATTCGTTGGACGGCCACAACCAAACTATCCATTTGCTATTCTAAAAAGTAGTGTTTTTTCTGAAGAGAAAGTAATGGATAACCATGTAACCGCTCTTTTTTCTAATGCAAATTATTTGTCGCTTGACAGAAATCATGTCTTGATGCAATGACAGTGCACATATAATTaaacaaaaatgaataaagagtATACATACAACATAcaaataatcaaaaaatatCCAAGGCAcaatatatgatataataaaagcatttttttctcaatttgaAAAACTGAACCCATAATGGTTAGAACCTCTATATCCCTAGCAGAGTCGTCATTCTGTGACATCTCTATTTATCTAAATAAGGCGCAACATCGTGGTGGCTTGTAAAAaagttaattttaattattttaaaaagaatttaaagaaaaaaattaattttaaggagtcATCACTTAATTTAGAATAATTAGAAAATCAATTAGTTTACAAAATATTGTACAAAACTATTAGATTGTAGGTAAGAGGTTCAAGTGATCCTGAAGGGAAGTTATTATCACCCTTCGGAATCTACAATTGTTGGTTCCGGCTGAACTCATTTTTTCATATTGAGGAGGAGATAAGTAACctaacaaatataataaacatgaaacatgaaaaaaaaaaacaataatataaaaaatgacATAGTATTTGtctaacgtcaataatataccCAATAATGAATTAAAAATGTTATTCGAATTTAATTCGAATAACTTCCTCAGGGAGAAACTTTGAGTACCTGTAAACACACTTAGTAAGAGTGTTAGTaatgaataaatatgaataataaaataaaaataaaataactcaaaataaAACTCATCTTATGAACATGGGAGGCCTTGGTAATCGAGATAATTTCTTTATCGTCCAATTTGACTTGTAATATAAAATGTATTAAATTAAACTAAAAATGTCCGTCTTTTAAAATAGGAAGACCTTGAAAACCGCCagagagatttttttttcattggccagcaaaatataatgtataataaatGAATAACTTGCAAACTATAACTAAATGACAAAATGACCAAAACAACAAGATATGTTATTGGAAACAAAAAATGAGGATGAAATTAGTTCaaataaattataaccaataataaataaataaaacacaaCAACAATGACTGAGTTAAAATAAATGGAGAACTAATAGTTATTAAAAATGACTAAAAAAGTAACAAATGCAAAGTTATCCCCTATCTCAATCATAAAAGAAGTAAGAATCAGTGACAAAGATTGTAGCAAAATAAAATCGACAAAGAAATAAAGCTATAAAAATAGAGCAATCATTAAAGTGAgtcaaaataataaacaacatagtttaaaaataattcaaaaacatAAAGAAACAATGACCAAATAGCACAACAAACAACAGTTATTAAAGtataataaaagataaaagCAACCAAAGAAAAAACAACACAAAATGCTAGAAAACTCAATTTAGCAAGCAAGATGTATGTAAATGAAGATGAAACAAATAATAGACATAAcagtaaaaataaaacaaaggaaGTAAAATAGTTACCTCCCAAACATTATGCCAACAACAGTGATGTTCATCGAAGAAGACAAACATTTTGCCGGAGTTAGTTGGAGCTTCTCCGTTCATTGAAGTTTTTGTTCACAGTCGTTCCTCGTTGAGAAATTTAGCTACTATTGATGTTGGTTTGTTGTTCACAAGTTCACCAGAGCTTTAGTAGCCGTGGTTAtgattgataaaagaaaaagagaagaggggTTTTTTGGGGAGGTGGTTTCACGCTCTCTGGTAATAGCATGAAAAGGAAAGAATAGGGATGGGATTTTGTGGGATATGGTGGTTCTTGGGAGCTCTTTGTTGGCGAAGAACGAGGGGTTTTGGGTGGAGATTTGATAGTTGTTGGCAGAGAAGAGAGGGTAACAGTAACGGTGGTGTGGTGGTGGCGggtatcttttattttttttggaaaataaaatggaagagGACCAACTTAGAGTTTTCCCACATAGGAAATTTTATACCACTCATTATCAAAGTATGGGCTCAAAATTATGGGCCCAAAAGATTGAGCTAATTAAATTTCTaagtaatttaatatttttctatgtttcaatatatttttaaactatgctaaaaatactaaaatgaatatggaaaaaatattaaaaaagggAATGTAATAATGCAAATTAATGATCTGtgataaaaatagttataattgaaagtaaataaaataaacagaTAAAAATCCTaatcctttttttattttttcaataaggataattatcgacaaaattgaattaaaattataaacaaTGCACTTTTGAACCATTTAAacaataaaatacttaaaaatatgaatttaaaaaatctcaagaaaatatTTGGTGTCAACAAGAACGACTTGTGGAGAAAGATCAGAGGCTCTGAAATCAGGGACTTTTCAAGACCTGCAAGACGAATCAAGATGACGATTCGTAAAGAGATCTACAACTCGTAGGAGTCAATTCGTAGGTCCAAATCCAGAATTAATGAGGTGTAATATTATATTTTCCCAAAGTTATGTTCAATGTATTTAGACATCTTTTGGGCCAAGTTCAAACTTATAACTACCCAtcccttcaaattcccctcataTTCTAATTCATTGTCCTAAATTTCTCTATGACAAGATCaatcaattctctcaaggttctctAACACACtcaagttagggtttcaagAACAATCAGTGTCTTCCTCAAATTCTGGGTTGATTTCATCAAGGTGTCtgggaattgatccatgggttcctttcacctatggagtcccaatgttttctTCAAATATCCCTTTTAAATTTCATTACTTTCTAACCCTAGTTgcgatgaattgcattgggctatttcaattatatttttaatttttattaataattattataagcatgattctatGTTAATTGCGtgatttaaagttaaattatgtaTGCCCATGGATaaaactattttcaatgatgatttatatgaattatgataatgaagattcaatgattttcaaagaaagttttatgaatgaagttgagatttatgattgaatgataaaagttataatcatGATCAATGAGGATCCGAGAAAGTTATTATGGCGTGATAAGTACAATTGGCACACAAAGTTATGATTtcagatggtgataaggacaattgtCACTAaggttatggattcctatgaatcactaaagtcataggaatccataactttggtgagaattgtccttatcaccatcttaaattaTAACTTGTGTGAGAATGGTCCTTTTCACACCATAATAATTTTCTTGGATCATCATTGATCATCATATAACTTTTATCATCCAATCATTagtctcaacttcattcataaaactttctttGCAAATCaatgaacttcataatcataatttatgtcaatcatcattgaaaatatatttatgcatgggcattcataattcaacttgaaatcatattaCTAATGTAGAATAATgattataatgatcattaaaaataattaaaatataattaaaaagtataatgcaattcatcaaactagggttagaaaACCAATGAAATTTAGAGAAATCTTTGAAGAGaatcttgggactccatgggtgaaaggaacctatggatcaatccccacataccttgatgaaatcactcaaaaattgaagaagaaactgaTTGGTCTGTAAACCCTAACTTGAAATTTGgagaagaaccttgagagaatttcttagtctcgccttagagaatttttggagaataatttaaaatagaaGGGGAATTTGAAGGAATTGGTTTTTCTaagctttgaacttggccataaaagtttctagataaattgaaccaaactttgggaCAAGATAATACTACCCCTCATTAACTCTGAATCCTGTTCCTATGAGTTAactcctacgagtcataaaatCCGTTACGACATATCAAGATGAGTCGTCCTGGAAACCCTGCAAAACTCTAATTTCTCTAAGTCTCTGAAGTAGCATCTATgaatcatttctatgactcatagtcaTGATTACGGTTCGTAGACCCAACTCATCCTGCAAGTTTAAAAACCTACAAAATTTGAGCCTCTAAAGTTTCATTACGAGTCACCCTTAGGACTCATCAACAAGACTATGACTCTTCCTATTGAGTCGTAGGGACTTTTTCTCAATTTGGTTTTAGACAAACTCAACAACTCCTGCGACTCGTACCTACAAGTTGTAGAAATTTCTACAATTTGTAGATGGGGTGGTAGACTTGAGGTTAGCCCCATTTTCTTGAGATTCTTTCTTTGTTCCAACTTCCCGACTTTCGGGGTCTAACAATATCTCCCTattgggaacattcttccttgaatgagattcaacttaTCATAGAAAGTACATGGAAATAGGACTagtaacccaacatgaatacgatgaaaccttaaaatgcatagaacatgagattttcaaacttaacataaaacgtGACTTAAAATcaatcttcatgaacatgcatgtaaATGAATGGCATAGGAAGAATTGAATATGTAGGAATTCAATCGATTGAATAAAAcaaacttaataccttaggcgtgagtggaaggaaagataTATGggtattatttcattatatccGCCTTCGCTTCCtaagtagcactctctacttgtcgATTTCTCCACAATACCTTAACAGACACAACCTCTTTGTTTATTAACCTCTTTACTTTCCGGTCTAAAATCTTcactggaacttcttcataagacaaattctccgCAATACTCATATctttcaatggcacaatggaatttggatcacccataaactTTCTCAACAGCAACACATAAAACACTAGATGAACTATAGCTAACTCAAacggcaaatctaactcatatgccaccttatcAATATATGTCAATATCTTATGAATTCCAACATACCTAGGATTCAATTTTCCATTTTTACCGAAACACATTACACCTTTCATTGACAAAtccttcaaataaacccaatcatccacatcaaattcaaggtctctctTCCTTACATcagaataagacttttgatgactttgggcCATTTtaaacctctcccttatgagtctcaccttctccatagcatctatcACCAAATTTGGATCAGTCAAGGCCATCTCGcttacttcaaaccatcccaccagcGACATATACCTTCTACCATACAAGGCTTATATTGGGGCCATTTGGacactagagtgataactattattgtagacaaactcaatcaatggtataTACTCATCCCAACTTCTTTTGAAATCAATAGCACATgttcttaacatatcctcctaAGTTTGAATAATTCTTTCTCCtcgtccatcggtttgagggtgaaaagcggtacttaacttaacctttgtaccaagacccttttgaaacaatttccaaaagtgtgaagtaaatTGAGTACTTGGATCCAATATAATAGAAAAgagaacaccatgaagtctaaCCAACTCACGGacatataacttagcataatcctcgacATAAAAgaacttttttattatttattctgTTTTTCTCTCTAATCTATCTAGTTCCTTCTTGTACAATCATCTGATGAATTTTCATCAAATATCTCTTTCGGTAAAATAttagctgacttagtcatttgatctacaacaacctaaatagaatcatgttgtttcttaGTATGAGGTAAATCCATTACAAAgtacatattcacatcttcccacttccaagtaggaatctcaatatcttgagctaaaccaccAAATgttttatgctcaaccttcacttgtcgACAATTAGGACATATTGCCACATattttgctatgtcctttttatgccattccactaatacacctctctcaaataatgatacatATTAATGGATCCTAAATGATTTGAATATCAAGAACTATGGGCCCCAGCTAATATAATTTCtcttaaaccatcaacattaggtacacacaacaAGTCTTAATAATGAAGCACTCCTTCTCCCCCTTAAGAtaaagcctcaatggcatttttggtaaccgacttcttcaattctaccAACACCAGATCATTATCTTTATTGGCCTTGACATTTGCTACAAGAGATGTTCCCAAACTTTTTTAAATATGAACACCTCCTTCGTTGGAATCAGCCAACCGAACATCTAAACAAgccaatctatgcacatcctcaACCAATTCCTTCTTACCTTCCTTAACATGTCCAACACTATTCTTGTACAATCAACTTAGTGTATTAaaaaccacattagctttacccggatggtacaacacactcatgtcatagtctttcaataattcgagccatcttctttgccgaaggttcaagtccttttacttaaacacatattgtaaactcttgtgattggtgaacacatcaacatggaAACCATAAAGaaagtgtctccaaatcttcaaattaGCACAACTGCTGCtagctccaagtcatgagtcggataatttctttcatgcaccttaagcttcctagaagcataggatataaccttaccatgttatATTAAAAAACAACCAAGAACGATCCTTGtgtatcacaatatacaacaaaaccaTCGAACCCTTTTGggaaggtcaaaataggagcggtagtaAGACAATCTTTCCAATCttaaaaactcttctcacaagcttccgaccattagaacttcaccttcttttgggtcaacttagtcaaaggtgacgaaattgatgaaaacccttccacaaaccttctataatatacGGCTAaccccaagaaacttctaatatccaaagggAACAATAatttaggccaattcttaaccacctcgaTTTTCTATGGTCAAGCATAATCCCTTAAATGGACACAATATGACTAAGAAAACAaacctcccttagccaaaaatcaCACTTGTTAACCTTGGCAAATAATTTCTTATCCCTTAAAATTTGCagcacaattctcaagtgactagcatgctccttctcatttcgggagtaaaccaaaatatcatcaataaatataattataaacatgTTCAAGTATTGCTTGGACACCATatttatcaagtccatgaaggcTGTGGGGGAATTggtcaatccaaatgacataattatgaattcataatggtcataccttattcgaaatgTTGTCTAGGGAATatcactcccttacccttaatgGGTGAAACTATGATCTattttagagaagtaacttgcctcttgtaattggtcaaataaatcatttatcctCAGAATcaggtatttattctttatggtaactTTGTTCAGCtgtcggtagtcaatacacatacaaagcaaaccatccttcttccttacaagCAAAATAGGATCACCCATGAGAATATTctaggtctaataaaacctttgtctaacaagtcttttaactgatcctttaactcgaTTAGTTCCTCTAGAaccattcgataaggaggaatagaaatgtgtTGGATATCAGGAAGAAGGTGtatgccaaagtcaataatCCTTTCAAAAAGAACACCGGGTACATCATCGGGAAACATATCCAGAAACTTGTTAACAATAAGGATTGACTCTAGAATAGGGTCTTCAGAATTAGTATTCCTAACCTGGATTAGATtatagatgcaacccttggaaataaTCTTCCGAGATTTAAGGAACGAaataaattgacctttgaaTATAGAATTACTATCCTTCCATTCTATGAGTGGATCATTatggaattgaaacttaaccactcaaattctacaatcaatagaagcataacaggCATATagctaatccataccaaggaaaATATcgaaattggtcatatcaagatcaactagatcacataaggtatctttatggaaaactaaaaccagacaatttctatagaccctcttaaTCACAACCAACTCACTTATGGGAGTATAAAAGGAAAAAGGCTCCAATAATATTTTAaggctaacatcaaatatgATTGCCACATTAGGAGTAACATAAGACAAATTTGTACCTGGATCAAgaaaggcataaacatcatagacAAATTTGCATTGACCATCTTTTTATTGAGCTTAGACCGTTCTTGAACTTGGCCTCCATGTataacttggccttgaggatgacTATCTTTTAACCctgcattccttagcatgatgacctaTCTTGACACATCGATAGCATACATTCAAACCCATTAGACACTTTTTATGGTTCTTTCCACATTTCTTGCATACAGGGGTAACTTGGACAATTGGggcacctccttgaggcttagggttaggcaccctatctttttcaaaccttggagtagtagcattGGAAGAAACTTGACTGGAATACCTTTTTCAAAAATGAGGACACCTACTACCTCTAAATGTAGCATGAGAGGAATCACCACTCCCTTAGCTTCTCAtctctattttctttgtatGGGTCATAAGTCTAGTGATTTCCAATTCCCAAATCAACATGGATGTCTtacattccttagaaaccaaaTTCAATACACCTAACACAAACTTGCTTATATGAACTCTTtggtcggcaaccatgaatgaaacatactttgacaattggatgaacttgagggcatacttcaTCACACTCATAACTCCTTccttaagattgatgaactcttatatTTGGGCGGGCCTCCTTTAAGtccaatgggaaaaagcgaTCAAAAACACTCTTTTAAATTCTTCCCAAGTCAAGAAATccacctctctaggcctctcactcttccattgatcaaaccaaattttaGCCACACCTTGCAGTTGATAAATATCCAACTCTACCCTCTCAACTAGGGTAATCCTCATAATCTCCataatcttgtgaatgctatcaataaactcttatggatcctcttcTACCTTAGACTGTGAATGAATAAGTGACTAGTGTCAAGTTCTGAGTGGCCTTTCAAGCACTTTCTCAAGCCATGATGGCATAAGACAATCGTGAAGTGGTTGCTCCCGTGAACCCAAGTATAGGTACAGTCTAAGGTGGAAGATGATCCACAAAAGTTTGTtgatagcattcacaagattgtaAAGATTATGGGAATTAGCCCAGTTGAGAGGGCAGAGTTGGATACTTACAAATGAAGGGTGTTGCTCGAATTTGGTTTGATTAAAAAAAGAGTGAGAGGGCTAGTGAGGCCAATCTCGTGACTGGGGAAGAATTCAAAGAAGTGTTTCTTGATCGATTTTTTctattagagttgagggaggccaagataTAAGACTTTATCAATCTTAAGCAAGGTGgaatgagtgtgagagagtataccctcaagttcacccaattgtcgGAGTGAAATCCACAATCTTTCCAATaccatcaatgaactcttatggatcctcttccaccttagaaccatgAAAGTTTGGAGGATTCATGCGAGTGAAGTAACAAACTCAGCTAGCCACCATACCCATATTTGGTTTACAGGGCCAAAAACGTCCCTATTAGCTTGAGTATTTACGGATTGGGAAAACACTTGGAATGTGGCTCAAAACTCTGCATGAGAGTCTTTCTCATTTAAAtggtcatttggagcttgtttctctTCCTCACCATTCCTTCTCATAggagctcttcttggaggcatcatTCTATAATTGCAAAGAGGAAGTGTTAGA
This region of Solanum dulcamara chromosome 9, daSolDulc1.2, whole genome shotgun sequence genomic DNA includes:
- the LOC129903625 gene encoding uncharacterized protein LOC129903625, whose protein sequence is MALTDPNLVIDAMEKVRLIRERFKMAQSHQKSYSDVRKRDLEFDVDDWVYLKDLSMKGVMCFGKNGKLNPRYVGIHKILTYIDKVAYELDLPFELAIVHLVFYVLLLRKFMGDPNSIVPLKDMSIAENLSYEEVPVKILDRKVKRLINKEVVSVKVLWRNRQVESAT